In the genome of Streptomyces collinus, one region contains:
- the efeB gene encoding iron uptake transporter deferrochelatase/peroxidase subunit — MPDQSLPKARTPEATPGEREASLAHEGISRRRLLGTAGATGLVLGTAGAAVGYAAAPSEAAAPLTSLGTDRAMFHGKHQPGITDGLQARGHVLAFDLAAGAGRKEAAALLRRWSETARRLMAGEPSPHDDTDVARDAGPSSLTVTFGFGHSFFARTGLEKQRPTALDPLPEFSSDHLDKNRSNGDLWVQIGANDALVAFHALRAIQKDAGRAARVRWQMNGFNRSPGATSHPMTARNLMGQIDGTRNPKPGEADFDQRIFVPEKGEPAWMANGSYAVVRRIRMLLDDWEKLSARAQEDVIGRRKSDGAALSGGTEATAMDLEKTDAKGNLVVPINAHARITRPDQNGGAAMLRRPFSFHDGIDTDGVPDAGLLFICWQADPLRGFVPVQRKLDRGDALSTFIRHESSGLFAVPGGAAEGEYVGQRLLEG, encoded by the coding sequence ATGCCTGACCAGTCCCTTCCGAAGGCCCGTACCCCCGAGGCCACCCCGGGAGAGAGGGAAGCGTCCCTTGCCCACGAGGGCATCTCACGGCGGCGGCTGCTCGGCACCGCCGGTGCCACCGGGCTCGTCCTCGGCACTGCGGGCGCCGCCGTGGGGTACGCCGCCGCTCCCTCCGAAGCCGCGGCTCCGCTCACCTCGCTCGGTACGGACCGGGCGATGTTTCACGGGAAACATCAGCCCGGCATCACCGACGGCCTCCAGGCCCGCGGCCACGTCCTCGCCTTCGACCTGGCGGCGGGCGCCGGACGCAAGGAGGCCGCCGCCCTGCTCCGCCGCTGGTCGGAGACGGCCCGGCGGCTCATGGCCGGTGAGCCGAGCCCCCACGACGACACCGACGTGGCCCGCGACGCCGGGCCCTCGTCCCTGACGGTCACCTTCGGATTCGGCCACAGCTTCTTCGCCCGGACGGGCCTGGAGAAGCAGCGCCCCACCGCCCTGGACCCGCTGCCCGAGTTCTCCTCGGACCACCTCGACAAGAACCGCAGCAACGGCGATCTCTGGGTGCAGATCGGCGCCAATGACGCCTTGGTCGCCTTCCACGCCCTGCGCGCGATCCAGAAGGACGCGGGCCGCGCCGCCAGGGTGCGGTGGCAGATGAACGGCTTCAACCGCTCACCGGGCGCCACCTCCCACCCCATGACGGCCCGCAACCTGATGGGCCAGATCGACGGCACCCGCAATCCCAAGCCGGGCGAGGCCGATTTCGACCAGCGCATCTTCGTCCCCGAGAAGGGCGAACCGGCCTGGATGGCGAACGGCTCCTACGCCGTCGTACGCCGGATCCGCATGCTCCTCGACGACTGGGAGAAGCTCTCCGCCAGGGCGCAGGAGGACGTGATCGGGCGCCGCAAGTCCGACGGTGCGGCGCTGTCCGGGGGCACCGAGGCGACCGCGATGGACCTGGAGAAGACGGACGCCAAGGGCAACCTCGTCGTCCCGATCAACGCCCACGCCCGCATCACCCGGCCCGACCAGAACGGCGGCGCGGCGATGCTCCGCCGGCCGTTCTCCTTCCACGACGGCATCGACACCGACGGGGTGCCCGACGCCGGCCTGCTCTTCATCTGCTGGCAGGCCGATCCGCTGCGCGGCTTCGTGCCGGTGCAGCGCAAGCTCGACCGGGGCGACGCCCTGTCCACGTTCATCCGGCACGAGTCGAGCGGGCTGTTCGCCGTGCCGGGCGGGGCCGCGGAGGGCGAGTACGTGGGGCAGAGGTTGCTGGAGGGGTGA